A part of Primulina eburnea isolate SZY01 chromosome 10, ASM2296580v1, whole genome shotgun sequence genomic DNA contains:
- the LOC140803836 gene encoding transcription factor MYB53-like — protein sequence MGRHSCSVKQKLRKGLWSPEEDEKLHTFITRFGVGCWSSVPKLAGLQRCGKSCRLRWINYLRPDLKRGMFSQEEEDLIITLQKALGNRWAQIATQLRGRTDNEIKNFWNSCLKKKLIKQGIDPSTHMHVPEIEIKKERDYADSVSAQILQTKGLPNLSNSIEMDHQDYHLMQIPIQSLNGNLVTKQLYDPLFLSEFQTSIDSNGYSPNFLSQNMIQGNPIMNPNNYVFNSMPNLTTFDRQNNADYYECLSSRNNMVENGSTFCWEAENKLESMFQFQFSGIQIEDTKPCLIQNQNFGDFCGYHMGSFSQELIGENLDVFHDM from the exons ATGGGGCGCCATTCTTGCAGCGTGAAACAGAAGCTGAGGAAGGGGCTGTGGTCACCAGAAGAAGATGAGAAATTGCACACTTTTATTACAAGATTCGGTGTCGGTTGCTGGAGCTCTGTGCCTAAATTAGCTG GCTTGCAGAGATGTGGAAAGAGCTGCAGATTGAGGTGGATTAATTACTTGAGGCCTGACCTTAAGAGGGGGATGTTCTCCCAAGAGGAGGAAGATTTGATCATCACTTTGCAAAAAGCTCTTGGAAATAG GTGGGCACAGATTGCGACACAATTACGAGGAAGAACAGATAATGAGATTAAGAACTTCTGGAATTCTTGCCTCAAGAAAAAGCTCATCAAGCAAGGCATTGATCCAAGCACACATATGCATGTACCCGAAATCGAAATAAAAAAGGAGAGAGATTATGCAGATTCTGTCTCGGCACAGATTCTACAGACAAAAGGGCTTCCGAATTTATCGAATTCGATCGAAATGGATCATCAAGATTACCATTTAATGCAAATCCCTATTCAATCTTTGAATGGCAATCTAGTGACCAAACAACTGTATGATCCTCTGTTCTTGTCAGAATTCCAAACGAGCATTGATTCGAACGGATACAGTCCTAACTTTCTTTCTCAGAATATGATTCAGGGAAATCCCATCATGAATCCTAACAATTATGTATTCAACTCGATGCCGAATTTGACGACTTTCGATCGGCAAAACAACGCAGATTACTACGAATGTTTATCTTCAAGAAACAACATGGTTGAAAATGGAAGCACATTTTGTTGGGAAGCAGAAAATAAACTGGAATCGATGTTTCAGTTCCAGTTCAGTGGGATTCAGATCGAAGATACAAAACCATGTCTGATTCAGAATCAGAATTTTGGTGATTTTTGTGGGTATCATATGGGATCCTTCTCTCAAGAATTGATTGGGGAAAATCTGGATGTGTTCCATGACATGTGA